The following proteins are co-located in the Alcaligenes faecalis genome:
- a CDS encoding methyltransferase domain-containing protein — protein sequence MEQTLNDQFAQWLETVPGRYVRAWEQAAIDAEVLNTFGYHAIQIGLPHWDLLAQSRISCKVCTAQAGVLPAQQKNLVYAQPEHLPFDTQSIDLLILPHTLESASDPHQVLREAERVLVPEGRILLTGFNPLSLWGAHDWIPGLERGTPTLPKDLMSPSRLRDWLKLLSFDVQSTQMGCYAPLCRQQVWLDRWRWVEQSGARWWSFAGAVYMISAVKRTPALRLVGPKWKKNRRRVRRPIVVAGRAADEGISKT from the coding sequence GTGGAGCAGACTTTGAATGATCAATTTGCCCAGTGGTTGGAAACCGTACCGGGGCGATATGTGCGGGCTTGGGAACAAGCCGCAATCGATGCGGAGGTGCTCAACACCTTCGGGTATCATGCCATACAAATTGGATTGCCGCATTGGGACCTCCTGGCACAGAGCCGCATCTCTTGTAAGGTATGCACGGCCCAGGCGGGCGTTTTGCCCGCTCAACAGAAAAACCTGGTGTATGCCCAGCCCGAGCATCTGCCTTTTGACACACAAAGCATTGATCTTTTAATCCTGCCCCATACATTGGAAAGCGCCAGCGACCCGCACCAGGTGTTGCGAGAGGCCGAGCGTGTTCTAGTGCCAGAAGGACGCATTCTCCTGACGGGTTTCAACCCTTTAAGTCTGTGGGGTGCCCATGACTGGATTCCGGGCCTGGAGCGGGGCACGCCGACATTGCCGAAGGATCTGATGTCTCCCTCGCGTTTGCGCGACTGGTTGAAGCTCTTGTCTTTTGATGTACAAAGTACGCAGATGGGTTGTTATGCGCCCTTGTGCCGTCAACAGGTTTGGCTGGATCGCTGGCGCTGGGTGGAGCAAAGCGGAGCGCGCTGGTGGAGCTTTGCGGGGGCCGTCTATATGATCAGTGCGGTCAAACGCACGCCTGCCTTGCGCCTGGTCGGGCCCAAGTGGAAGAAAAACCGTCGGCGTGTACGTCGGCCTATCGTGGTGGCAGGACGCGCTGCTGATGAAGGAATAAGCAAGACATGA
- a CDS encoding efflux RND transporter periplasmic adaptor subunit yields the protein MISTLRPAIFVLLLVLLLSGTSSWAQSDATRVQVLPVRQSELIRDVAAVGTLVARESVMLRPEISGRISAISFEEGQPIKKGQLLIQLDPAMAQAQLNQAQANLNLAHSQHNRSAQLSRQGFISQQAKDESGSRLAVQQAQVQLARVQLDKTRIRAPFDGVTGLRNVSVGDYVGPGTDLVQIEAVSTLNVDFRIPEQYLADVKAGMPVELRFDALQGQTRHGSVLAVSPAVDTAGRSILLRAQVPNEDGVLRPGLFSRVRLELSRYQALMVPETALAPSGQDQYIYIVKDGRAERRQVQIGVREQGWVHVIGDLKAGDNVLVAGLQKVRDGVPVDIQEVIDVQTQPQS from the coding sequence ATGATTTCCACGCTGCGCCCCGCGATATTTGTTCTGCTCCTTGTACTGTTGCTCAGTGGTACATCCAGTTGGGCACAGTCTGACGCTACCCGGGTGCAAGTGCTACCCGTGCGGCAAAGTGAGTTGATTCGTGATGTGGCGGCGGTGGGAACCCTGGTAGCCAGGGAATCCGTCATGCTGCGACCCGAGATCAGTGGTCGTATTTCAGCGATCAGTTTTGAAGAAGGTCAGCCTATCAAGAAAGGCCAGCTCTTGATTCAATTGGACCCGGCCATGGCGCAGGCGCAATTGAATCAGGCACAGGCAAATTTGAATCTGGCCCATAGTCAGCACAATCGTTCTGCGCAGCTAAGCCGCCAGGGTTTTATCAGCCAGCAGGCCAAAGATGAGTCCGGCAGCCGTTTGGCCGTTCAACAGGCGCAAGTGCAATTGGCACGAGTGCAACTGGACAAGACCCGAATCCGTGCTCCGTTCGATGGCGTTACCGGACTACGTAATGTATCGGTGGGCGATTATGTTGGGCCGGGCACAGATCTGGTGCAGATCGAAGCGGTTTCTACCTTGAACGTGGACTTCCGTATCCCTGAACAATATCTGGCCGATGTGAAGGCTGGCATGCCGGTCGAGCTGCGCTTTGATGCGCTTCAGGGCCAAACCCGTCATGGTTCGGTTCTGGCAGTCAGCCCAGCAGTGGATACGGCGGGCCGTTCGATTTTGTTACGCGCGCAGGTGCCCAATGAAGATGGCGTCTTGCGCCCTGGTTTGTTCAGCCGCGTGCGCCTGGAGCTGTCGCGCTACCAAGCCTTGATGGTGCCGGAAACCGCCTTGGCTCCTTCAGGGCAGGATCAGTATATCTATATTGTGAAAGATGGCCGGGCAGAGCGTCGACAGGTGCAGATTGGGGTTCGCGAACAAGGTTGGGTGCACGTAATCGGTGATCTGAAAGCCGGCGACAATGTGCTGGTAGCCGGATTGCAAAAGGTGCGTGATGGCGTGCCGGTCGATATTCAGGAAGTGATCGACGTCCAAACGCAGCCGCAGAGCTAG
- the rnhA gene encoding ribonuclease HI, protein MTDVVDIWTDGACKGNPGLGGWGALLRHGGREKAICGGEVDTTNNRMELMAVIEALKALKRPCQVRVHTDSQYVQKGMNEWLPGWKARGWRTADKKPVKNADLWQELEQQAARHELTWLWVRGHAGDPGNERADQLANEGVEIARQL, encoded by the coding sequence ATGACAGATGTTGTTGATATTTGGACCGATGGCGCCTGCAAGGGCAATCCGGGTTTGGGGGGATGGGGCGCGTTGCTGCGCCATGGCGGGCGAGAAAAAGCCATTTGTGGGGGCGAGGTCGATACCACCAATAATCGTATGGAGCTGATGGCTGTGATCGAGGCACTCAAGGCCTTGAAGCGTCCATGTCAGGTGCGGGTCCATACTGATTCGCAATACGTACAAAAGGGCATGAACGAATGGCTACCTGGCTGGAAAGCGCGTGGCTGGCGTACCGCAGATAAAAAACCCGTTAAAAATGCCGATCTGTGGCAGGAGCTGGAGCAGCAGGCAGCCAGGCATGAGTTGACCTGGTTATGGGTACGTGGTCATGCAGGAGACCCCGGTAATGAGCGGGCGGATCAGTTGGCCAACGAAGGCGTGGAAATAGCCAGGCAGTTATAA